From Leisingera sp. S132, one genomic window encodes:
- a CDS encoding TRAP transporter small permease, producing the protein MFWKFLDNIESYICRILLSGFVILLFVQIVSREAFGHSFSWIEELSVYMFVWFVYFGASYAALKGAHNRVTFQFKFLPAGWIKYIEAFADLFWLFFNCYFLWLATDFVFNKMNKFWKSQTLGIEMKYIYIVLPIAFALMTIRILQVNYRKLIRGEDIHDPDQIDLDEIKAAAGADKRT; encoded by the coding sequence ATGTTCTGGAAATTCCTGGACAACATAGAAAGCTATATCTGCCGGATATTGCTGTCCGGCTTTGTCATTCTGCTGTTTGTGCAGATCGTCTCGCGCGAGGCATTCGGCCATTCGTTTTCGTGGATCGAAGAGCTGTCGGTCTACATGTTCGTGTGGTTCGTCTACTTTGGGGCCAGCTATGCCGCGCTGAAGGGCGCGCATAACCGGGTCACCTTCCAGTTCAAGTTCCTGCCTGCAGGCTGGATCAAGTACATCGAGGCCTTTGCCGACCTCTTCTGGCTGTTCTTCAACTGCTATTTCCTGTGGCTGGCCACTGATTTCGTCTTCAACAAGATGAACAAGTTCTGGAAGTCGCAGACCTTGGGTATCGAGATGAAATACATCTACATCGTTCTGCCCATCGCCTTCGCGCTTATGACGATCCGCATTCTGCAGGTGAATTACCGCAAGCTGATCCGCGGCGAAGATATCCACGATCCCGACCAGATCGACCTTGATGAAATCAAGGCCGCTGCTGGCGCGGACAAGCGCACGTAA
- a CDS encoding TRAP transporter substrate-binding protein, whose product MSFLKKVCTLTAAVSAAALLTAGAVSAKNFKIAVGDGAGSSQEGTGKFFIEALEEKSGGKHTGTMFLNGQLGSEQDTVNEAAIGTLDMSLLAINNVTPFSPTVGVFTLPYVILSLEDAEKLTQGPIGQELTENTIRDAGVRILAWTYTGFRRLTNSKKPVTTVADLQDLVIRVPKNEIMIETYKAWGINPTPMAWSETFTGLQTKVVDGQDNPYTTINSMKFYEVQEYVTNLRYIFSIEPLIVSEAVFQDLSEEDQQILIEAGKEATLKSAQYLRDIEAQIKDELLAKGMQIDDPANDEAEFIKLATEAVWPQFYDSIGGVEKLNTVLTTIGRDPVQ is encoded by the coding sequence ATGTCATTTCTCAAGAAGGTCTGCACCCTGACAGCAGCCGTTTCCGCCGCTGCGCTGCTGACCGCCGGCGCTGTTTCCGCCAAAAACTTCAAGATCGCCGTGGGCGACGGTGCCGGCAGCTCGCAGGAAGGCACCGGCAAGTTCTTTATCGAGGCGCTGGAAGAAAAATCCGGCGGCAAGCACACCGGCACCATGTTCCTGAACGGCCAGCTGGGCTCTGAGCAGGACACCGTGAACGAGGCCGCAATCGGCACCTTGGACATGTCGCTGCTGGCAATCAACAACGTCACGCCGTTCTCGCCGACCGTTGGTGTGTTCACGCTGCCTTATGTGATCCTGTCGCTGGAGGATGCGGAAAAGCTGACTCAGGGCCCGATTGGCCAGGAGCTGACCGAAAACACCATCCGGGACGCCGGCGTGCGTATCCTGGCCTGGACCTACACCGGTTTCCGCCGCCTGACCAACTCCAAGAAGCCGGTCACCACCGTGGCTGATCTGCAGGATCTGGTCATCCGCGTGCCCAAGAACGAAATCATGATCGAAACCTACAAGGCCTGGGGCATCAACCCGACTCCGATGGCCTGGTCCGAGACCTTCACCGGCCTGCAGACCAAGGTTGTTGACGGTCAGGACAATCCCTACACCACCATCAACTCGATGAAGTTCTACGAAGTGCAGGAATATGTGACCAACCTGCGCTACATCTTCTCGATCGAGCCGCTGATCGTGTCTGAGGCGGTGTTCCAGGATCTGTCCGAAGAAGACCAGCAGATCCTGATCGAAGCGGGCAAGGAAGCCACCCTGAAATCGGCCCAGTACCTGCGCGACATCGAAGCCCAGATCAAGGATGAGCTGCTGGCCAAAGGCATGCAGATCGACGATCCGGCAAATGACGAAGCCGAGTTCATCAAACTGGCAACCGAAGCGGTCTGGCCTCAGTTCTATGACTCCATCGGCGGTGTCGAGAAGCTGAACACTGTGCTGACAACCATCGGCCGTGATCCGGTCCAGTAA
- a CDS encoding LysR family transcriptional regulator, with translation MARKSNLKHVADADLKLLRVFKAVAESGGLAAAETELNIGKSTISKYLADLELRLDLKLCHRGPAGFSLTDDGSKVLKSAEGLLLSVSGFRAEVNEIKQQLAGTLRIALFDQCASNPEAFVAGAIRAFNKAAPAVEIDLSLEPPNVIETNVIGGKTDVGILALHRPSPSLNYAPLYGEDMFLYCGKGHPFMDCDHAALRLEDVRAANYAGIRVNSPNLHVGQTLGFRRAAKVQNEQALAILVMSGSYLGFLPDHLADKFVRDGMMRKVLPEQIYYRSQFAAVTRKRPAMNRITRLFLDQLTAAHSGRQPGVSGQAGAAGVR, from the coding sequence ATGGCCCGGAAATCAAACCTCAAACATGTCGCCGATGCTGACCTGAAATTGCTGCGTGTGTTCAAAGCCGTCGCCGAAAGCGGCGGCCTGGCGGCAGCAGAAACCGAGCTGAACATCGGCAAGTCAACCATATCGAAATATCTGGCCGATCTGGAACTGCGGCTGGACCTGAAACTGTGCCACCGCGGCCCGGCCGGGTTTTCGCTGACCGACGACGGCAGCAAGGTGCTGAAATCCGCAGAGGGCTTGCTGCTCTCCGTTTCGGGCTTCCGGGCTGAGGTGAATGAAATTAAGCAGCAGCTGGCCGGCACCCTGCGCATTGCGCTGTTCGATCAATGCGCCTCAAACCCGGAAGCCTTTGTTGCCGGTGCTATCCGCGCCTTCAACAAGGCGGCCCCCGCGGTGGAAATCGACCTGTCTCTGGAGCCGCCCAACGTGATCGAAACCAATGTGATCGGCGGCAAGACCGACGTAGGCATTCTGGCGCTCCACCGGCCTTCGCCCAGCCTGAACTACGCGCCGCTTTATGGCGAAGACATGTTTCTCTACTGCGGCAAGGGGCATCCTTTCATGGATTGCGATCACGCCGCCCTCCGCCTGGAGGACGTGCGCGCGGCCAATTACGCTGGCATCCGGGTGAACTCTCCCAATCTGCACGTTGGCCAGACTCTGGGCTTCCGCCGCGCCGCCAAGGTGCAGAACGAACAGGCACTGGCCATCCTCGTCATGTCAGGCAGCTATCTTGGCTTTCTGCCTGACCACCTGGCCGACAAATTTGTCCGCGACGGGATGATGCGTAAAGTTCTGCCGGAACAGATTTATTACAGGAGCCAATTTGCAGCCGTCACCCGCAAGCGCCCGGCAATGAACCGCATCACCAGGCTGTTTCTCGACCAATTGACCGCAGCGCATTCCGGTCGGCAGCCGGGCGTTTCAGGACAAGCAGGCGCTGCCGGCGTCAGATGA
- a CDS encoding Lrp/AsnC family transcriptional regulator, giving the protein MDNKDHDILRLIQANAQLTAEAISQEVGLSAPAVQKRLKKLRDTGVIEREIAVLSAAKMGREMTVIVQVVLERESRMHLDAFKRKMRRAPQVQQCYYTTGEADFILMVIVKDIKEYETFTQEHFFDESNVSRFTSSVVMDRVKVSLDII; this is encoded by the coding sequence ATGGACAACAAAGACCACGACATACTGCGGCTGATCCAGGCGAATGCGCAGCTGACTGCAGAGGCGATCAGCCAGGAAGTCGGCCTGTCAGCGCCGGCGGTGCAGAAGCGGCTGAAGAAGCTGCGTGATACCGGGGTGATCGAAAGGGAAATCGCGGTCCTCTCGGCGGCCAAGATGGGCCGCGAGATGACAGTGATTGTACAGGTGGTTCTGGAGCGCGAAAGCCGGATGCATCTTGATGCCTTCAAGCGCAAGATGCGCAGGGCGCCGCAGGTGCAGCAATGCTATTACACGACTGGCGAAGCGGATTTCATCCTGATGGTCATCGTCAAGGACATCAAGGAATACGAGACCTTCACCCAAGAACACTTCTTTGATGAATCCAATGTCAGCCGATTTACGTCCTCGGTTGTGATGGATCGGGTCAAGGTATCGCTGGATATCATCTGA
- a CDS encoding methyl-accepting chemotaxis protein, producing MPRLTKLPLKLKLPLIMVALTGVFLVTVSVLVYSMAERSIRENAFAAQKIEAKSGAQALGFLIKAARSDVSSLAGQPAVFRAISNFERVIGMVEEDDPIAYLKQTYAAGNPNAADQREELTDAGDGSYYNQSHVTYHPTFLQSLRLNGYQDLYLITPAGQVVYSVKKQDDFMTGVQETPDSGLSQVFQAALEAEAGTIAVADFAAYTHSPDAAAFMAAPVFAKNGKIAGVIAIQLGTDGVVKALTSNLSGGTHQNIYVVSSDGVARSPSSVGGLFPALQKLPETPQIKTAKSHEAGQFEGVPSSLGERAIAQVMPLDLPGFDWSLVLETDEHTAFAVVERIRMIAAGMIGAALLAAIGVSWLAARSVTRPIHALREATNALADADYNSEIQGLARGDELGDLARSLDTFRGKLKEADEAAAREVEAARHTAAVVESMSAALSELQRGNLACDIRAPFDGHYETLRENFNRSLERLRGSMAEVVGAAGNVGRFSEEQRGAATEMAHRTESQAATLEETAGSIRELTGGIRDTAERAGRMDDTMRGARSEAEQSTDVVTSAVAAMDQIQEASAEISKIINMIDDIAFQTNLLALNAGVEAARAGPAGAGFAVVASEVRALAQRASNAAGQIKGLTSASEEHVANGVAMVGRAGDALTRIIEQVSAVSGLVTEIADGVRAQSRGLEKIDGAMHQLDNMTQQNAAMSEEAAAASQLLQHESQSLTDIVGRFDLGGESTDQGFAADPHRLSA from the coding sequence ATGCCCCGACTAACGAAACTGCCGCTGAAGCTGAAACTGCCGCTGATCATGGTGGCCCTGACAGGTGTGTTCCTCGTCACCGTGTCAGTGCTGGTCTATTCCATGGCTGAGCGCAGCATCCGCGAAAATGCATTTGCGGCCCAGAAGATCGAAGCCAAATCCGGCGCACAGGCACTGGGTTTCCTGATCAAGGCCGCACGCTCAGACGTCTCCAGCCTCGCAGGCCAGCCTGCAGTGTTCCGGGCAATCAGCAACTTCGAACGGGTGATCGGCATGGTCGAGGAAGACGACCCGATTGCTTACCTCAAGCAGACGTATGCCGCCGGCAACCCAAACGCCGCAGACCAGCGGGAGGAGCTGACGGATGCGGGCGACGGCTCATACTACAACCAGTCGCATGTCACCTATCACCCCACTTTCCTGCAAAGCCTGCGCCTGAATGGCTATCAGGATCTCTATCTGATCACCCCCGCGGGGCAGGTTGTTTATTCGGTCAAGAAACAGGACGATTTCATGACCGGTGTCCAGGAAACGCCTGACAGCGGTCTGTCGCAGGTGTTCCAAGCTGCGCTGGAAGCAGAGGCAGGCACAATCGCAGTGGCGGATTTCGCCGCTTACACCCACAGTCCGGACGCCGCAGCCTTCATGGCCGCGCCAGTGTTTGCCAAGAACGGTAAAATTGCCGGGGTGATCGCCATCCAGCTCGGCACCGATGGCGTCGTCAAGGCCCTGACCAGCAACCTTTCCGGCGGCACCCATCAGAACATCTATGTGGTCAGCAGCGATGGCGTGGCACGCAGCCCGTCCTCGGTCGGGGGCCTGTTCCCGGCACTGCAGAAACTGCCGGAAACACCGCAGATCAAGACCGCCAAATCGCATGAGGCAGGCCAATTTGAGGGAGTTCCTTCCTCGCTTGGCGAACGTGCCATTGCCCAGGTGATGCCGCTGGACCTGCCCGGTTTCGACTGGTCGCTGGTGCTGGAAACCGATGAGCACACCGCCTTTGCCGTGGTCGAACGCATCCGCATGATCGCCGCCGGCATGATCGGCGCGGCGCTTCTGGCGGCGATTGGAGTCTCCTGGCTGGCGGCGCGCAGCGTCACCCGTCCAATCCACGCCTTGCGCGAAGCCACCAATGCGCTGGCCGACGCCGACTACAACTCGGAAATCCAGGGCCTTGCCCGCGGTGATGAGCTTGGCGATCTGGCGCGCAGCCTCGACACCTTCCGCGGCAAGCTGAAGGAGGCGGATGAGGCTGCCGCCCGCGAGGTGGAAGCCGCCCGCCATACAGCCGCCGTGGTCGAAAGCATGAGCGCAGCGCTTTCAGAATTGCAGCGCGGCAACCTGGCCTGCGACATCCGGGCACCGTTCGACGGTCATTACGAAACCCTTCGGGAAAACTTCAACCGCAGCCTCGAACGCCTGCGCGGCTCCATGGCCGAAGTGGTCGGCGCCGCCGGAAACGTTGGCCGCTTCTCCGAAGAACAGCGCGGCGCAGCAACCGAGATGGCGCACCGCACCGAAAGCCAGGCCGCAACGCTGGAAGAAACCGCAGGTTCCATCCGTGAGCTGACCGGCGGCATCCGCGACACCGCCGAGCGCGCGGGCCGCATGGACGACACCATGCGCGGTGCCCGCAGCGAAGCAGAACAAAGCACCGATGTGGTGACATCAGCGGTGGCGGCGATGGATCAGATCCAGGAGGCCTCCGCAGAGATTTCAAAGATCATCAACATGATCGACGACATTGCCTTCCAGACCAACCTCCTGGCGCTGAACGCCGGCGTCGAGGCGGCGCGCGCAGGCCCGGCCGGTGCAGGCTTTGCCGTGGTCGCCTCTGAAGTGCGGGCGCTGGCGCAACGCGCTTCCAATGCTGCCGGGCAGATCAAGGGTCTGACCTCCGCCAGCGAAGAGCATGTCGCCAATGGTGTTGCCATGGTTGGCCGCGCCGGCGACGCACTGACCCGGATTATCGAGCAGGTCTCGGCAGTGTCCGGACTTGTGACCGAGATCGCAGACGGGGTCCGAGCGCAATCGCGCGGGCTGGAAAAGATTGATGGCGCCATGCATCAGTTGGACAACATGACCCAGCAGAACGCCGCCATGTCCGAAGAGGCTGCCGCCGCCAGCCAGCTGCTTCAGCACGAATCGCAAAGCCTGACCGACATCGTCGGCCGCTTTGACCTGGGCGGAGAAAGCACAGATCAAGGTTTTGCGGCAGACCCGCACAGGCTGAGCGCTTGA
- a CDS encoding ABC transporter ATP-binding protein, translating into MSLLSLQGVEASYGAAQALFGVDLEIGEGEVVALMGRNGMGKSTTIKTVCGMLAASNGELRFDGHDLRQLPSHKIARLGVGLVPEGRRCFAPLTVEENLTAAARQGPWDLTKVAELFPRLEERRTQAAGSLSGGEQQMLTIGRALMTNPRLLILDEATEGLAPVVRQEIWAAIARLKREAGLSILVVDKSLKELSAVADRAVILNKGSNAWEGRIAELPADVADRFLGV; encoded by the coding sequence ATGAGCCTGCTGTCATTGCAAGGGGTTGAAGCGTCGTACGGAGCGGCGCAGGCGCTGTTCGGCGTCGATCTGGAGATCGGCGAGGGCGAGGTGGTGGCGCTGATGGGCCGCAACGGCATGGGCAAATCCACCACCATCAAGACGGTCTGCGGCATGCTGGCAGCTTCCAATGGCGAACTGCGGTTCGACGGCCACGACCTGCGCCAGCTGCCGTCGCACAAGATCGCGCGGCTGGGTGTCGGCCTGGTGCCCGAGGGGCGGCGCTGCTTTGCGCCGCTGACGGTGGAGGAAAACCTGACCGCCGCCGCACGCCAAGGGCCGTGGGATTTGACCAAAGTGGCAGAACTGTTCCCCCGGCTGGAGGAGCGCCGGACCCAGGCTGCCGGGTCGTTGTCGGGCGGGGAGCAGCAGATGCTGACCATAGGCCGCGCATTGATGACCAACCCGCGGCTTCTGATCCTCGACGAGGCGACGGAGGGGCTGGCGCCGGTGGTGCGGCAGGAAATCTGGGCTGCCATCGCCCGCCTGAAACGCGAGGCCGGGCTGTCGATCCTGGTGGTGGACAAGTCGCTGAAGGAGTTGTCTGCCGTGGCAGACCGGGCGGTGATCCTCAACAAGGGCAGCAACGCCTGGGAAGGCCGGATTGCCGAGCTGCCTGCGGACGTCGCGGACCGGTTCCTCGGTGTCTAG
- a CDS encoding ABC transporter ATP-binding protein: MADVVLKTQALNKSFGALQASRDVSLDLRPGEIHALIGPNGAGKSTLIKQIAGNLAPDSGTVELLGQDVTALDTVARARMGLGRTFQISALAMEYTVLQNAVLGALGGRGRVFHFFRNVMKDPELLERAHDALERVGLTQDANRRTADLSHGQRRQLEVAVALTLKPKLFLMDEPMAGLGTAGSKALTGFLDGLRQEAPILLVEHDMDAVFALADRISVLVYGQIIATGTADEIRANAEVRRAYLGEEDAA, from the coding sequence ATGGCTGATGTGGTCCTGAAAACACAAGCCCTGAACAAGAGCTTTGGCGCATTGCAGGCAAGCCGCGACGTTTCGCTGGACCTTCGGCCGGGCGAAATCCACGCGCTGATCGGCCCCAATGGCGCTGGCAAGTCCACCCTGATCAAGCAGATTGCAGGCAATCTGGCGCCGGACAGCGGCACGGTGGAGCTGCTGGGGCAGGATGTCACCGCACTGGACACAGTGGCGCGGGCCCGGATGGGGCTGGGGCGGACGTTCCAGATCTCCGCGCTTGCGATGGAATACACGGTGCTGCAGAACGCGGTGCTGGGGGCGCTTGGCGGGCGGGGCCGTGTGTTCCATTTCTTCCGCAATGTGATGAAGGATCCGGAATTGCTGGAGCGCGCGCACGATGCGCTGGAGCGGGTCGGGCTGACACAGGACGCAAACCGCCGCACCGCTGACCTGTCGCACGGCCAGCGCCGCCAGCTGGAGGTGGCGGTGGCGCTGACGCTGAAGCCCAAACTGTTTCTGATGGATGAGCCCATGGCGGGCCTGGGTACCGCCGGGTCCAAGGCGCTGACCGGGTTCCTGGATGGCTTGCGGCAAGAGGCGCCGATCCTGCTGGTGGAACATGACATGGACGCGGTGTTTGCTTTGGCGGACCGGATCAGCGTGCTGGTCTACGGCCAGATCATTGCCACCGGCACCGCCGATGAGATTCGCGCCAACGCCGAGGTGCGCCGCGCCTATCTGGGTGAGGAGGACGCCGCATGA
- a CDS encoding branched-chain amino acid ABC transporter permease, translating into MTRESLLNWAMIAALLIVPVAAWSLDEPFVITLATKAAILALAGVGLNIALGLGGLISLGHAAFFGIGGYAMGILAAHAQNYEPLFEWPFLFEGSNQMPLIWLVAVVFSALAALVIGALSLRTSGVYFIMITLAFGQMLYYFAISWSAYGGEDGLSIWVRNEFPGLNTLDPIQFLAISYVILCLALVFAARLARSPFGLALAAARQNEDRVQAVGLTPFTLRLTAFVISGAITGLAGALFADLNRFVSPTMLSWHTSGEIMIFVILGGVGRLYGPVAGAALYILLEHLLGGISDYWQIFLGVLLLLIVLFARGGLIGAIAGREKAHG; encoded by the coding sequence CTGACGCGCGAGAGCCTGCTCAATTGGGCGATGATTGCGGCGCTGCTGATCGTGCCGGTGGCGGCGTGGTCGCTGGATGAGCCCTTTGTCATCACCTTGGCGACCAAGGCTGCGATCCTGGCACTGGCAGGGGTTGGGCTGAACATTGCCCTCGGCCTTGGCGGGCTGATCAGCCTGGGCCATGCGGCGTTTTTCGGGATTGGCGGCTATGCCATGGGCATCCTGGCCGCCCATGCCCAGAATTATGAGCCGCTGTTTGAATGGCCGTTCCTGTTTGAGGGCAGCAACCAGATGCCGCTGATCTGGCTGGTGGCGGTGGTCTTCAGCGCGCTTGCCGCGCTGGTGATCGGGGCGCTGTCGTTGCGCACCTCCGGTGTCTATTTCATCATGATCACCCTCGCCTTCGGCCAGATGCTTTATTACTTTGCCATCAGCTGGAGCGCTTATGGCGGCGAGGACGGGCTGTCGATCTGGGTGAGGAATGAATTCCCCGGCCTCAACACGCTGGATCCGATCCAATTCTTGGCCATTTCCTATGTGATCCTCTGCCTGGCTCTGGTCTTTGCGGCGCGGCTGGCGCGTTCGCCCTTCGGGCTGGCACTGGCGGCGGCGCGCCAGAATGAGGACCGGGTACAGGCGGTAGGCCTCACGCCGTTCACCCTGCGGCTGACGGCTTTTGTGATTTCCGGGGCGATCACCGGGCTGGCGGGCGCCCTGTTTGCCGATCTGAACCGGTTCGTCAGCCCGACCATGCTCAGCTGGCACACCAGCGGCGAGATCATGATCTTTGTAATACTCGGCGGGGTGGGGCGGCTCTATGGCCCGGTTGCCGGTGCCGCGCTTTATATCCTGCTGGAGCATCTTCTGGGCGGGATCAGCGATTACTGGCAGATTTTCCTGGGCGTGCTGCTGCTGCTCATCGTGCTGTTCGCCCGGGGCGGGCTGATCGGGGCCATTGCGGGACGGGAGAAGGCGCATGGCTGA
- a CDS encoding branched-chain amino acid ABC transporter permease, with product MTYILVLEQILNGLQLGMMLFLMAAGLTLVFGVMGLINLAHGSLYMVGAFAAAAVAGWTGSFLLALTASLAAAAAAGALMELVVIRRLYRRDHLDQVLATFALILIFSEGTRWLFGSFPLFLDVPSYLSGPVSLPGGIQYPLYRLTIILIGLAVAAGLFLLIARTRIGIQIRAGEADREMIAALGVDISKLYTVVFALGAALAGLAGALVGAIQSVQVGMGEPVLILAFVVIVIGGIGSIKGALAGALLVGMTDTLGGVFLPQLFAVFMDPASAASAGASLASMLIYILMAAILLVRPSGLYGGSA from the coding sequence ATGACCTATATTCTAGTTCTGGAGCAGATCCTGAATGGGCTCCAGCTCGGGATGATGCTGTTCCTGATGGCGGCCGGGCTGACGCTGGTGTTCGGGGTGATGGGGCTGATCAACCTGGCCCATGGCTCGCTCTACATGGTGGGCGCCTTTGCCGCCGCCGCAGTGGCAGGCTGGACCGGATCCTTCCTGCTGGCGCTGACCGCAAGCCTTGCCGCCGCCGCGGCGGCCGGCGCCCTGATGGAGCTGGTGGTGATCCGGCGGCTCTACCGGCGCGACCATCTGGACCAGGTGCTGGCGACCTTTGCCCTGATCCTGATCTTTTCCGAAGGCACCCGCTGGCTGTTCGGCTCCTTCCCGCTGTTTCTGGATGTGCCGTCCTACCTTTCGGGGCCGGTGAGCCTGCCGGGCGGCATTCAGTATCCGTTGTACCGGCTGACGATCATCCTGATTGGTTTGGCAGTTGCTGCCGGGCTGTTCCTGCTGATTGCGCGCACCCGCATTGGCATCCAGATCCGCGCAGGCGAGGCTGATCGCGAGATGATTGCCGCGCTTGGCGTTGATATTTCCAAGCTTTACACAGTCGTGTTCGCTTTGGGCGCGGCGCTTGCCGGGCTGGCGGGCGCGCTGGTTGGCGCGATCCAGTCGGTGCAGGTCGGCATGGGCGAGCCGGTGCTGATCCTGGCCTTTGTGGTCATTGTTATTGGCGGCATCGGCTCCATCAAGGGGGCGCTGGCCGGCGCGCTGTTGGTGGGGATGACTGATACGCTGGGCGGCGTGTTCCTGCCGCAGCTGTTTGCAGTCTTTATGGACCCGGCCAGCGCGGCCTCTGCCGGGGCGTCGCTGGCCTCGATGCTGATCTACATTCTGATGGCGGCAATCCTCTTGGTGCGCCCCTCTGGCCTTTATGGAGGGAGCGCATGA
- a CDS encoding ABC transporter substrate-binding protein — translation MKTLRMLAMAAAVPALAVAAQADTKIGMITTLSGGGAGLGVDVRDGFMLAIEQDGREGVEVVIEDDQRKPDVAVQIADRMIQSEKVDILTGIIWSNLAMAVVPAATAQNVFYLSPNAGPSALAGKRCHPNYFNVAWQNDNLHEAAGAYANEAGLKNSFILAPNYPAGQDALTGYKRMYGGELAGEIYTKLGQTDYAAEIAQIRASGADSVYFFLPGGMGISFLKQYAGSGVDLPVVGPAFSFDQGILQAVGDAALGVKNTSQWNKDIDNEANAEFVASFQAKYGRLPSLYASQGFDTANLILSALDKAEVSDQDSFRAALKAAEFASVRGDFKFGDNHHPIQDIYVREVIKEGDVFTNKIIATGLSDHADAYAGECKM, via the coding sequence ATGAAGACCCTTCGGATGCTCGCCATGGCGGCTGCGGTTCCGGCGCTGGCTGTTGCAGCCCAGGCTGACACCAAGATTGGCATGATCACCACATTGTCCGGCGGCGGCGCGGGGCTGGGTGTGGATGTGCGCGACGGCTTTATGCTGGCGATTGAACAGGACGGCCGCGAGGGCGTCGAGGTGGTGATCGAGGACGATCAGCGCAAGCCTGATGTGGCGGTGCAGATTGCAGACCGGATGATCCAATCCGAGAAGGTGGACATCCTGACCGGCATCATCTGGTCGAACCTCGCAATGGCAGTGGTGCCCGCGGCAACTGCACAGAATGTGTTCTACCTGTCACCGAACGCAGGCCCCTCGGCGCTGGCAGGCAAGCGCTGCCATCCGAATTACTTCAACGTCGCCTGGCAGAACGACAACCTGCATGAAGCCGCGGGCGCCTATGCCAATGAGGCGGGGCTGAAGAACAGCTTCATCCTGGCGCCGAACTATCCGGCGGGGCAGGATGCGCTGACCGGCTACAAGCGGATGTACGGCGGCGAGCTGGCCGGTGAGATCTACACCAAACTGGGCCAGACCGATTATGCAGCCGAAATCGCGCAGATCCGGGCGTCGGGGGCTGACTCGGTCTATTTCTTCCTGCCCGGCGGCATGGGGATTTCCTTCCTCAAGCAATATGCGGGCAGCGGTGTGGATCTGCCGGTGGTCGGCCCGGCGTTCTCGTTCGATCAGGGCATCCTGCAGGCGGTGGGTGACGCCGCACTGGGGGTGAAGAACACCTCGCAGTGGAACAAGGACATCGACAATGAGGCCAACGCCGAATTTGTTGCCTCCTTCCAGGCAAAATACGGCCGTCTGCCGTCGCTTTATGCCAGCCAGGGCTTTGACACTGCCAATCTGATCCTGAGCGCGCTGGACAAGGCGGAGGTGTCTGACCAGGACAGCTTCCGCGCGGCACTGAAAGCGGCGGAATTCGCATCGGTCCGCGGTGATTTCAAATTCGGCGACAACCACCACCCGATCCAGGACATCTATGTCCGCGAAGTGATCAAGGAGGGCGATGTCTTCACCAACAAGATCATTGCCACCGGGCTGAGCGACCATGCCGACGCCTATGCAGGCGAGTGCAAGATGTAA
- a CDS encoding LysR family transcriptional regulator, translated as MDKLDCMRAFAAVAAQSSFTSGARQLGISTKLASKYVARLEEQLGAQLLNRTTRKVTLTDTGRAYLERCLPLLDQFDELEDVVQLRQQELAGPIRITAPTGFGSRELVEALQPFQQAHPKVEVELVLSDRHLPMLEEGVDLAVRFGTLRDSTLVARKLCSMRLVVVASPDYLAAEGEPAEPEALATHNCLLQMTSPQPDAWVFGKGAAQRTVTVGGSFRANSPRAVAHMAASGLGIARCPHYTALPFLRDGRLQVLFEKQETYPTALFAVYPASRHLTVRIRALIDHLAGCFGPG; from the coding sequence ATGGACAAGCTGGACTGCATGCGCGCCTTTGCCGCCGTGGCGGCGCAAAGCTCCTTTACCTCAGGTGCCCGGCAGCTGGGGATCAGCACCAAACTGGCCAGTAAATATGTCGCCCGGCTGGAGGAGCAGCTGGGGGCGCAGCTCTTGAACCGCACCACCCGCAAAGTGACGCTGACCGATACCGGCCGCGCCTATCTGGAGCGCTGCCTGCCGCTCTTGGATCAGTTCGACGAGCTGGAAGACGTAGTGCAGCTGCGCCAGCAGGAACTGGCGGGCCCGATCCGCATCACCGCACCCACAGGGTTCGGCAGCCGGGAACTGGTGGAGGCGCTGCAGCCGTTCCAGCAGGCGCACCCCAAGGTGGAGGTAGAGCTGGTGCTGTCCGACCGGCATCTGCCGATGCTGGAGGAGGGGGTGGATCTGGCGGTCCGTTTCGGCACCTTGAGGGATTCGACGCTGGTGGCCCGCAAGCTGTGCAGTATGCGGCTGGTAGTGGTGGCGTCGCCTGACTATCTGGCGGCAGAAGGCGAACCGGCAGAGCCGGAGGCGCTGGCCACTCACAACTGCCTGCTGCAGATGACCTCGCCGCAGCCCGATGCCTGGGTCTTTGGCAAGGGTGCTGCGCAACGGACCGTCACCGTCGGCGGCAGCTTCCGCGCCAACTCGCCTCGGGCGGTGGCGCATATGGCTGCGAGCGGTCTCGGCATTGCCCGCTGCCCGCATTACACCGCACTGCCGTTTCTGCGCGATGGCAGGCTGCAAGTGCTTTTCGAGAAACAGGAAACCTATCCAACAGCGCTGTTTGCCGTCTATCCGGCCAGCCGTCATCTGACGGTGCGGATCCGGGCGCTGATTGATCATCTGGCGGGTTGTTTCGGGCCCGGTTGA